From the genome of Trachemys scripta elegans isolate TJP31775 chromosome 2, CAS_Tse_1.0, whole genome shotgun sequence:
cccgcttAATCTTTCTGGGGAGCAGTTTGGACActattggagagagagaaagagatctgCCGGCACTTGTAATGATAAGTATTAACAACAAACAGAAGTCAGTCCCCGCGTTGATGAAGGGGGCGGCCCCTGTCCCTGTTTCGTGGCAGAGCTGTCTGACAAATTGCTGAAGTTCAGTTGATCCTGTCTGAAGTTGAGCTCTCAGAGCAAACCGAAAGGAGAAGAGCCGAGGGCCCCCGAGAGAACTACACTGCAGCCTGCTGTTTTCTTTTCAACACTTTTCTCAGCTATTCTGCCACAAGCTCTGGTGCGCTGTCCGCATGGACAAGAGAGGCTGCTAAGGTAAGCTGATGGCCTTCTATTTTAAAACATGCATAAGTGCAAAaagaggagagctggggaggaTTTTGTCACAGAAGTAGCGTGAGAGGTCAGATGAGACTATCAGTGATGCGTTTAACATACGCACAGTTTGCAACCGAAACTTGTTAAGTTGTCCAAATCCAACATAAGCAAAGGGAGAAATTTTGCTGTGCACGAATTGGTTCATAGCGCCCTCTGATGGCTTCAGTCAAATATACACTGTGTGGCCACACTGGTAAGGAGTataccggggtcggcaacctttcagaagtggtgtggtgagtcttcatttattcactctagtttaaggtttttcatgccagtaatacattctaacgtttttagaaggtctctttctataagtctataatatataagtaaactattgttgtatgtaaagtaaataaggtttttaaatgcttatgaagcttcatttaaaattaaattaaaatgcagagcccctcagaccggtggccaggacccgggcagtgtgaatgccactgaaaatcagcttgcgtgccgcctttggcacgtgtggcataggttgcctacccctggagtaTACAGTGCACATGGAGTAATATCAAACTTTTGATATATGTTCCCTTAAGGAAAAATAGGCTTCACCCTTAGAAGCAGGGCATCCAGTATATGTGCTTGTATGATATAGGTTCTGTAGAAATAAAGGGTTGAGAAACTTGGGAAAATGTTAAtatcttaactttttttaaatgattaggAGAATACACAGACACATACTAGAACTGTTTGGAAGGGAAGCCTGTTCTATATTTCTAATGAAGTATTACAGTTGCATTAGTTCACATGAACTCTGCTAATGTAAGAAGGTAAAATAATTTCTCAGGCCTGGCAGTTTCAGACAACTTgggaaaagtaaaaataaaataaaatagaaactcAGGTAATGAGTTAATTCTACTTTGATTCTGAAGCTAATTTAGTGAGCAGACTTTGACAAGGTTGTTCTTTATTGCTTCTTTATAGCCTTAATATTTACTGTTCTGTAGATGAGAACCTGGAAATTCTTTGTgatgcattttaaatatttgtagagtATATTTTGAGATCTATACTACATcagagaacttttttttccccttgtttttgtGTTTCCACAGAAAGGATCAAATATGCAAAGCTAACAGAAAACAGAAATAGCACTTTTGGTTGAAAAACACTGGCTTTGCGCCCCTTTCAAGTGTTTTACTTTTACTTCGTGATGGGAAGAGTAGAATCATCGGAACCATTGAGACATAGGTTGGATTTCACTAGTTGAAGATGAAATGAAGATAATAGAAGACGACATGAGAGCATATTGTGTATTTTATGAATATTCATCAAAACAAACCTTCTACAAATAGACATGAACAGGAATTAGaaatactatatatattttttccagagAGAGAGGCTAATGGAGAAATGTTATTGTTTTTCTCCCCCACTTTCACTCTCTCAAgcctatgaagaagaaaaattttTATACAAACGAGAGAACAGGAAGGTTAGGGAGAGTAAATTTAACATCTGAGTCTATTGTAGAAAGTACTGAGCATTTCTacttcagcaaaaacaaaacattgttctGAATAAATGTTATGATTTCATCATCAGTGCAATTTTTTCCTACTCTAGGAATGGCATTTTATCAGAATGTGAGGGGGAAAGATTTTTGTGTgaattcaattattttaaattcaAGTTTTGGGATCTTTTTCAAGTGCTTTTCAGCAAAAAAGATACTATGTTTTTTAGTCCCTTGACTTACGTAATCAGACTGTGTTTCACATGGGAAATGTAGAGACTTTACCTTCCCTTTAGTTTAATGTGTTATGCTTTACTGATGTAGCTGTGCAAAGTACAGACAAGGCACCTGTGTTCCAACTTTTCAGaaatcctttgttttgttttcagtactGTACTTCAGATAAGCTGAGCAGCGAGtctattttattcttttgtttttaagcaaaAATGCCTTAAGTGTACACTGTTATATTATCTGGATCAACATTTGACATCTGAACACTGTGTTTTGTAAAGATGTATGCTTGAAGGGAAGGAACTGCCTAATGGATCATGGCTCTTATGTTTACAGTACATATTTTATTCCTAGCGTTAGCAATGTTTGCTCTCTCCACTTTTGAAGAATCTGTAAGCAATTACTCTGACTGGGTGACTTTCACAGAAAATGTGGATCAATATGAGAAACAGAAACTGCAAGATTTCAGTGCCAACCAGAAGCTGAAAAAAGCCGTTCTTCATCCAAGCTTATATTTTGATGCTGATGATATCCAAACACTGAGGCAAAAGTCTCGTACAAGCCATTTACATCTGTTCAGAGCTATCCGAGGTGCAGTGACAGTTATGCTGTCCAACCCATCATACTACCTACCTCCACCCAAGCATGCTGATTTTGCTGCAAAGTGGAATGAGATTTATGGTAACAATCTGCCTCCCTTAGCTTTTTATTGTTTGCTATGCCCGGAAGATAAAGCTGCCTTTGATTTTGTTCTAGAATACATGGACAGAATGGCTGGCTACAAAGACTGGCTGGTTGAGAATGCTCATGGAGATGAAGTGCCACTTGGCCACTCCTTAACAGGTTTTGCCACTGCTTTTGACTTCTTGTATAGCTCACTGGATAACATCAGAAGACAAAAATATCTAAAGAAAATATGGGTTGTGAGTGAGGAAATGTACGAATATTCAAAAGTCCGCTCATGGGGAAAGCAACTTCTCCATAACCACCAAGCCACTAATATGCTAGCACTGCTCACAGGCGCCCTGGTTACTGGGGTGGACAAAAAATCTCAGACAAATATTTGGAAACATGCTGTAGTTGATGTGATGGAAAAAACCATGTTTCTGCTCAATCACATTGTAGATGGTTCTTTGGACGAAGGAGTAGCTTACGGCAGTTACACAGCTAAGTCAGTTACCCAATATGTTTTCCTGGCCCAGCGCCATTTTGGTATTAATAACCTAGAAAACAATTGGCTGAAAATGCACttttggttttattatgccaCACTGTTACCAGGCTATCAGAGGACTGTGGGCATAGCAGATTCTAATTATAACTGGTTTTATGGCCCTGAAAGCCAGCTGGTTTTCCTGGATAAGTTTGTAATGAAGAATGGAACTGGCAATTGGCTGGCACAACAGATTAGAAAGCACAGGCCCAAGGATGGCCCGATGGTGCCATCCACCGCACAAAGGTGGAGCACACTTCACACTGAATACATCTGGTATGCTGCAGAACTAACTCCTCAACCTCCCCCTGACTATGGCACTGCTAAGATGCATGTGTTTCCTAACTGGGGGGTTGTTACTTATGGGGCTGGGTTGCCAAATACTCAGACCAATACCTTTGTGTCTTTTAAATCTGGAAAGCTAGGTGGCCGTGCAGTCTATGACATAGTTCACTTTCAGCCATATTCCTGGATTGATGGATGGAGGAGTTTCAATCCAGGGCATGAACATCCAGATCAGAACTCCTTTACTTTTGCCCCCAATGGACAGGTGTTTGTATCCGAGGCCCTATATGGACCCAAGTTCAGCCACTTGAATAATGTACTGGTGTTTGCTCCATCTCCTACAAGTCAGTGTAATCAACCTTGGGAGGGACAACTTGGGGAGTGTGCACAGTGGCTTAAGTGGATTGGTGATGAGGTGGGAGACTCAGCTGGGGAGATTATAACAGCCTCTCAGTATGGGGAGATGATGTTTGTGAGTGGTGAGGCAGCATCTGCCTACTCTTCTGCAATGAAACTGAAAAGCGTGTATCGTACTTTGCTACTCCTAAATGCTCAGACATTGCTAGTAGTAGACCATATTGAGAAGGAGAAAGACTCTCCCCTCAGCTCTGTCAGTGCCTTCTTTCATAATCTTGacattgattttaaatatataccCTATAAGTTTATGAACAA
Proteins encoded in this window:
- the DSEL gene encoding dermatan-sulfate epimerase-like protein, which produces MALMFTVHILFLALAMFALSTFEESVSNYSDWVTFTENVDQYEKQKLQDFSANQKLKKAVLHPSLYFDADDIQTLRQKSRTSHLHLFRAIRGAVTVMLSNPSYYLPPPKHADFAAKWNEIYGNNLPPLAFYCLLCPEDKAAFDFVLEYMDRMAGYKDWLVENAHGDEVPLGHSLTGFATAFDFLYSSLDNIRRQKYLKKIWVVSEEMYEYSKVRSWGKQLLHNHQATNMLALLTGALVTGVDKKSQTNIWKHAVVDVMEKTMFLLNHIVDGSLDEGVAYGSYTAKSVTQYVFLAQRHFGINNLENNWLKMHFWFYYATLLPGYQRTVGIADSNYNWFYGPESQLVFLDKFVMKNGTGNWLAQQIRKHRPKDGPMVPSTAQRWSTLHTEYIWYAAELTPQPPPDYGTAKMHVFPNWGVVTYGAGLPNTQTNTFVSFKSGKLGGRAVYDIVHFQPYSWIDGWRSFNPGHEHPDQNSFTFAPNGQVFVSEALYGPKFSHLNNVLVFAPSPTSQCNQPWEGQLGECAQWLKWIGDEVGDSAGEIITASQYGEMMFVSGEAASAYSSAMKLKSVYRTLLLLNAQTLLVVDHIEKEKDSPLSSVSAFFHNLDIDFKYIPYKFMNKYSGAMMDVWDAHYKMFWFDHHGSSPVARIQEAEQAAEFKKRWTQFINVTFPMKTTVTRIAYVFYGPYVNVSNCRFIDDSKYGFQIFLNVNNTENIVSIVTEYDSMRTRFNYLGFGGFAKVADQNKVIKFGLGTEAVQEQITNNRTVFPFGFKVNIIAGLVLGISLVILAFQWRFYISFSKLLRWILILVITLWFIELLDVWSTCTQPICAKWSSDIINVDPDTGSTAKQLEGNPVVLPDVVITSLPSSGADILKQLFFNSSDFIYIRIPTTYLDIPETEFEIDSFVDACEWKASDIQSGRFRLLRGWLQSLVQDTKLHLQNIHLHEASRSKLAQHSTISKDKKKRSRKRESLSEQRSRTRGKLDKDAEYVRELRRHLTYYPNARPVLSLNSGSWTLKLPFFQEIIGPSMRALYVVRDPRAWIYSMLYKSKPSLYSLKNVPQHLAMLFKMEGGKEKCGLNSGYAFEYESLREELLDSRSNAVSVLSHLWLANTAAALRVNGDLLQTNYQLVKFEDIVSSPQKTAEAIYAFLGIPLSPASLNQILFATSTNLFYLPYEGEISPTSIHAWEQNMPIEEIRLIEDICCTLMDHLGYPKFTV